In Trichoderma asperellum chromosome 1, complete sequence, a single window of DNA contains:
- a CDS encoding uncharacterized protein (EggNog:ENOG41): protein MKFSTLAGAAAMTGAAMAAKDSRTFAVLRFTNKGLVTTRADPIVQPGGPSGHVHNVLGGSNFGFSSTGQDLLKSNCSTALVKGDFSNYWYPTLYFHDPKTGLLESVDVYYTNVYYFFEATNDDIKAFPTGLQMVSGNAMTRVGPAGGGGSQLDPSKGPVNPIQFTCPRTSYNPPSYPVGSDGTKAGMVDPNNQGAGSGFPDVTCDGLYSPLRLDIHFPSCYNPAAGLTNYKNNTAFPTDAGNGKQDCPAGWIHTPHIFFEAYMDTQPFKGRWDENQGTQPFVFSNGDVTGYSGHADFMAAWDEDVLQHIIDTCDAGDSGMDQCPDLPYGLNSGECTIPPLVNEQITGNLTALPGNNPLSGFSFGAAPAMSSGSSSSSSSSGSTNNASSGSSSGSSSGSSGSSGSSGAGASSKPASSSKPAATSNVVNAAQPVTTSKAAAGAGSKTIESNPPATSKPAAGGAPAGGDEQCSAANVHTVTETVTVTAGSAPASTPVATKGNSAATVGGYTYAGCYQDNIGRVLSGDVLPNLGPMTNEKCVANCVGKGFSIAATEYGGQCYCGNELVGSSKLAESQCATPCEGNSKEVCGGGWAISVYSKTGSVSMTTANSRRSEHARRHRSRRI, encoded by the coding sequence ATGAAGTTCTCTACCCTCGCGGGCGCTGCCGCCATGACTGGcgctgccatggctgccaaggACAGCCGAACCTTTGCTGTTTTGCGATTCACCAACAAGGGCTTGGTCACCACTCGTGCTGATCCCATTGTCCAGCCCGGCGGTCCCTCTGGACACGTCCACAACGTCCTCGGCGGCAGCAACTTtggcttctcctccaccggCCAGGACCTGCTCAAGTCCAACTGCAGCACTGCGCTGGTCAAGGGTGACTTCTCCAACTACTGGTACCCGACCCTGTACTTCCACGACCCCAAGACCGGCCTCTTGGAGTCTGTCGACGTCTACTACACCAACGTCTACTACTTCTTCGAGGCCACCAACGACGACATCAAGGCCTTCCCCACCGGCCTGCAGATGGTCTCTGGCAATGCCATGACCCGTGTCGGCcctgctggcggcggcggctctcAGCTCGACCCCTCCAAGGGCCCCGTCAACCCGATCCAGTTCACCTGCCCTCGCACCTCCTACAATCCTCCCTCCTATCCCGTCGGCTCTGACGGCACCAAGGCCGGCATGGTTGATCCCAACAACCAGGGCGCTGGATCTGGTTTCCCTGACGTTACCTGCGACGGCCTGTACTCTCCTCTCCGCCTGGACATCCACTTCCCCTCCTGCTACAACCCTGCCGCCGGCCTGACCAACTACAAGAACAACACTGCCTTCCCCACCGACGCCGGCAATGGCAAGCAGGACTGCCCTGCTGGCTGGATTCACACTCCTCACATCTTCTTCGAGGCCTACATGGACACCCAGCCCTTCAAGGGCCGATGGGACGAGAACCAGGGCACCCAGCctttcgtcttctccaacgGTGATGTTACCGGCTACAGCGGCCACGCCGATTTCATGGCTGCCTGGGACGAGGATGTCCTCCAGCACATCATTGACACTTGTGACGCTGGTGATTCTGGTATGGACCAGTGCCCTGACCTGCCCTACGGCCTGAACAGCGGCGAGTGCACCATTCCTCCTCTGGTCAACGAGCAGATCACTGGTAACCTCACTGCCCTCCCTGGTAACAACCCCCTCAGCGGCTTCAGCTTCGGTGCTGCTCCTGCTATGAGCTCCGGATCTTCTAGCTCCAGCTCTAGCTCTGGCTCCACCAACAACGCTTCCTCTGGCTCTTCCTCTGGCTCTTCCTCTGGCTCTTCCGGCTCCTCTGGTtcctctggcgctggcgcttcCAGCAAGCcagccagctcctccaagccTGCTGCCACTAGCAACGTCGTCAACGCTGCCCAGCCTGTTACCACTTCCAAGGCCGCCGCTGGTGCTGGCTCCAAGACTATTGAGTCCAACCCTCCTGCTACTTCCAAGCCTGCTGCAGGTGGTGCCCccgctggtggtgatgagCAGTGCAGTGCTGCCAACGTCCACACCGTCACTGAGACCGTCACCGTCACTGCTGGTTCAGCCCCTGCTTCCACCCCTGTTGCTACCAAGGGTAACTCTGCTGCCACTGTCGGTGGATACACCTATGCTGGCTGCTACCAGGACAACATTGGCCGTGTTCTGAGCGGTGATGTTCTGCCTAACCTTGGCCCCATGACCAACGAGAAGTGCGTTGCCAACTGCGTTGGCAAGGGCTTCTCTATTGCCGCTACTGAGTACGGTGGCCAGTGCTACTGTGGCAACGAGCTCGTCGGCTCTTCCAAGCTCGCCGAGTCTCAGTGCGCCACCCCTTGCGAGGGTAACTCCAAGGAGGTTTGCGGTGGAGGCTGGGCTATCAGCGTCTACAGCAAGACCGGCTCCGTTAGCATGACCACTGCTAACTCCCGCCGCTCTGAGCACgcccgccgccaccgcagcCGCCGCATCTAA